From the genome of Vicia villosa cultivar HV-30 ecotype Madison, WI linkage group LG2, Vvil1.0, whole genome shotgun sequence, one region includes:
- the LOC131648431 gene encoding uncharacterized protein LOC131648431, translating to MESHLPMISKRVWNMVRVAFFMLKKGISKGKLMMDLNLMLKRRGKLARKALLNLMFHHHHHNHGGSTSSRRSHKSQPQFTSSLEYEFSCSNTPNNFFSNGKRHHIHNHKYNAQAPVAHDEEVTTMNAMKAVLERLNNDQSIVAASPAVPGFGRSPMVRQLRVTDSPFPLRDDDEKDNQVDKAAEDFIKRFYSQLRKQD from the coding sequence atGGAAAGCCATCTACCGATGATATCAAAGAGAGTATGGAATATGGTACGTGTGGCTTTTTTCATGTTGAAAAAAGGCATATCAAAAGGCAAACTAATGATGGATTTAAACTTGATGCTCAAACGCCGCGGAAAACTAGCCAGGAAAGCCCTTTTAAATCTAATGTTCCATCATCACCACCACAACCACGGCGGCTCCACCTCAAGCCGACGATCCCACAAATCACAACCCCAATTCACTTCTTCATTGGAGTATGAATTCAGCTGTAGCAACACTCCCAACAACTTCTTCTCAAATGGGAAGCGTCACCATATCCACAACCATAAATACAATGCTCAAGCACCAGTTGCCCATGATGAAGAGGTGACgactatgaatgcaatgaaggcAGTGTTGGAGAGGCTTAACAATGATCAATCGATTGTAGCTGCGTCTCCAGCAGTGCCCGGATTCGGACGTAGCCCAATGGTGAGGCAATTGAGGGTGACTGACTCACCATTTCCTTTAAGAGATGATGATGAGAAGGACAATCAAGTTGATAAAGCAGCTGAAGATTTCATAAAAAGGTTTTACAGTCAATTGAGGAAGCAAGAttga